In one Cervus elaphus chromosome 9, mCerEla1.1, whole genome shotgun sequence genomic region, the following are encoded:
- the ZNRF4 gene encoding E3 ubiquitin-protein ligase ZNRF4 gives MSQRLGASRTLGAPGLSVICQEGRLGRSSPPGTSLQGQNASLAAPRSRFRVGPPGSPLLCSTASEPPFQVHLHSLPGHGSPGRPWRCPEASRWRSPAGPSSTPQPEKDGPAMGRQQPAVALGAVRISLILLGLLAPSQAVVRVVLDGNSSTVDFEDLPALFGAPLAPGGMRGYLMEAKPANACHPIQGPLPGNGSLGAIVLIRRYDCTFDLKVLHAQRAGFEAAIVHNVRSDDLVRMAHVYEDLRQQIAIPSVFVGEAASQDLRVIMRCDKSARVVLLPDYPPRPDLDCHPVLAVSWVLGRALALLTSAVFVLRRLWHWLWSWRASGQAVKAQATQRAQVRTFTRCNDLCAICLDEYEEGDRLKVLPCSHTYHCKCIDPWFSQAVRRSCPMCKQSVAGTEDGSDSTVDSYGDEEDPSLSGRQTPTWAVQARLRSRRLALLTRATSRRRCSASSVGEAEASAPLEGPPEPH, from the coding sequence ATGTCACAGAGGCTGGGGGCATCTAGAACCCTGGGGGCTCCTGGTCTCAGCGTCATCTGCCAGGAAGGCCGCCTGGGTAGGTCATCTCCTCCTGGGACCAGCCTTCAAGGACAGAATGCGAGCCTGGCTGCCCCCAGGAGCCGTTTCCGTGTAGGACCACCAGGGTCCCCACTGCTCTGCTCAACTGCCTCTGAGCCGCCCTTTCAAGTTCACCTCCATTCCCTCCCTGGCCACGGGTCCCCTGGGAGGCCCTGGAGATGCCCGGAGGCCTCCCGTTGGCGGTCCCCAGCGGGACCTAGCTCCACGCCGCAGCCGGAGAAGGACGGGCCAGCCATGGGGCGGCAGCAGCCAGCTGTGGCCCTGGGGGCAGTCAGGATCTCGCTGATCCTGCTGGGGTTGCTCGCTCCCTCACAGGCGGTGGTGCGGGTCGTGCTGGATGGCAACTCAAGCACGGTGGACTTTGAGGATCTGCCAGCCCTGTTCGGGGCGCCCCTGGCCCCCGGGGGCATGCGAGGCTACCTGATGGAGGCCAAGCCAGCCAACGCATGCCATCCCATTCAGGGCCCGCTGCCGGGCAACGGCTCCCTGGGCGCCATCGTGCTGATCCGCCGATACGACTGCACGTTCGACCTCAAGGTGCTGCACGCCCAGCGGGCCGGCTTCGAGGCGGCTATTGTGCACAACGTGCGCTCCGACGACCTGGTGCGCATGGCCCACGTGTATGAGGACCTGCGGCAGCAGATCGCCATCCCCTCGGTGTTCGTGGGCGAGGCTGCTTCCCAGGACCTGCGGGTCATCATGCGCTGTGACAAGTCAGCCCGAGTCGTCCTGCTGCCCGACTACCCGCCCCGCCCGGACCTGGACTGCCACCCGGTGCTGGCCGTCTCCTGGGTGCTGGGCCGTGCCCTGGCCCTGCTCACCAGCGCTGTCTTTGTCCTGCGGCGCCTGTGGCATTGGCTCTGGAGCTGGCGGGCCAGCGGGCAGGCAGTCAAGGCACAGGCCACGCAGAGGGCCCAGGTGCGCACCTTCACCAGGTGTAACGACCTCTGCGCCATCTGCCTGGATGAGTACGAGGAAGGCGACCGCCTCAAGGTCCTGCCCTGCTCCCACACCTACCACTGCAAGTGCATCGACCCCTGGTTCTCCCAGGCTGTCCGGCGCTCCTGTCCCATGTGCAAGCAGTCAGTGGCCGGCACGGAGGACGGCTCTGACTCCACCGTCGACAGCTACGGGGACGAGGAAGACCCCTCGCTGTCCGGCCGCCAGACCCCGACCTGGGCTGTCCAGGCCCGGCTGCGCTCCCGGAGGCTGGCTCTGCTGACCCGAGCCACCTCCCGGCGCCGCTGTAGTGCCTCCTCCGTGGGGGAGGCAGAGGCCAGTGCGCCCTTGGAGGGGCCCCCAGAACCCCACTGA